A genomic segment from Nicotiana tabacum cultivar K326 chromosome 7, ASM71507v2, whole genome shotgun sequence encodes:
- the LOC107776942 gene encoding ammonium transporter 1 member 1 codes for MACEVNQLAPFLGPNTTDAVAAATYICSQFSDVSNKFVDTGYAIDSTYLLFSAYLVFSMQLGFAMLCAGSVRAKNTMNIMLTNVLDAAAGGLFYYLFGFAFAWGGPSNGFIGRHFFGLKEIPSSSFDYSNFLYQWAFAIAAAGITSGSIAERTQFVAYLIYSSFLTGFVYPVVSHWFWAPDGWASPTNSNLLFGSGVIDFAGSGVVHMVGGIAGFYGALIEGPRIGRFDHAGRSVALRGHSASLVVLGTFLLWFGWYGFNPGSFNKILVTYGTSGGYYGQWSAVGRTAVTTTLAGCTAALTTLFGKRILSGHWNVTDVCNGLLGGFAAITAGCSVVEPWAAIICGFIAALVLIGCNKLAEIFKYDDPLEAAQLHGGCGAWGIIFTALFAKGSYVDQVYPGKPGRPHGLFMGGGGKLLGAHIIQILVIFGWVTATMGPLFYILHKFKLLRISSEDEMAGMDLTRHGGFAYYHDEDLKHGTQMRRIEPTSSS; via the coding sequence ATGGCTTGTGAAGTTAACCAACTGGCTCCATTCCTCGGACCCAACACCACCGATGCCGTAGCCGCCGCCACTTACATATGTAGCCAATTTTCCGATGTGTCTAACAAGTTTGTTGATACCGGATACGCTATCGACTCGACTTATCTCCTCTTCTCGGCTTACCTTGTTTTTTCCATGCAGCTCGGCTTCGCTATGCTTTGCGCGGGCTCTGTTCGCGCGAAGAATACTATGAACATTATGCTTACTAATGTTCTTGACGCCGCGGCTGGTGGGCTTTTTTACTACCTCTTCGGCTTCGCTTTCGCTTGGGGCGGGCCGTCTAACGGCTTCATAGGGCGTCACTTCTTTGGGCTTAAAGAGATCCCTTCTAGTTCTTTTGATTACAGTAATTTTCTGTATCAATGGGCTTTTGCTATAGCCGCCGCTGGAATTACTAGCGGTTCTATAGCCGAGAGGACTCAGTTTGTGGCTTATTTGATTTACTCTTCTTTTCTTACCGGCTTTGTTTACCCAGTTGTTTCCCATTGGTTTTGGGCCCCAGATGGGTGGGCCAGCCCGACTAATTCAAATTTATTATTCGGGTCTGGTGTTATTGACTTTGCCGGGTCGGGTGTTGTTCATATGGTAGGTGGGATAGCGGGGTTTTATGGTGCTTTAATTGAAGGTCCGAGAATTGGACGGTTCGATCATGCGGGCCGGTCCGTTGCGCTCCGTGGACATAGCGCTTCGCTTGTGGTTTTaggtacctttttgttgtggttcGGATGGTACGGGTTTAACCCGGGATCCTTTAATAAGATTCTAGTTACTTATGGTACAAGTGGAGGGTATTATGGTCAATGGAGTGCTGTGGGACGTACCGCGGTGACCACCACCTTAGCGGGTTGCACCGCGGCCCTAACCACTCTCTTCGGTAAGAGGATTCTTTCGGGTCATTGGAACGTGACGGATGTGTGTAACGGACTATTAGGCGGATTTGCAGCAATCACGGCCGGGTGCTCCGTGGTAGAGCCATGGGCCGCGATCATTTGTGGCTTCATAGCTGCTTTAGTTTTAATCGGTTGTAACAAGTTGGCGGAGATATTTAAGTATGATGATCCACTTGAAGCAGCACAACTCCATGGTGGTTGTGGTGCATGGGGAATAATTTTCACTGCCTTATTTGCTAAGGGGAGTTATGTGGATCAAGTTTACCCGGGTAAACCGGGTCGGCCACACGGGTTATTCATGGGTGGTGGAGGAAAACTACTTGGGGCACATATAATCCAGATTCTTGTGATATTCGGGTGGGTTACTGCTACAATGGGTCCACTTTTCTATATTCTTCATAAGTTCAAGCTTCTTCGGATCTCTTCGGAGGATGAGATGGCGGGTATGGATCTGACCCGACATGGTGGATTTGCTTATTACCATGATGAAGATCTCAAACATGGAACGCAAATGAGAAGAATTGAACCAACAAGCTCAAGTTAG